One genomic segment of Epinephelus fuscoguttatus linkage group LG19, E.fuscoguttatus.final_Chr_v1 includes these proteins:
- the zmp:0000001048 gene encoding retinol dehydrogenase 8 encodes MGTRRVLVTGCSSGIGLAVAARLAKDELRRFKVVATMRDLGKRGALEKAAGDNLNKTLEIKQLDACCEASIRECVNSLPERRVDVLVNNAGVGMIGPLECQSIDAMKELFDTNFFGLARLVKELLPDMKRRQSGHIVVMSSVMGIQGLLFNDVYSASKFAVEGFCESLAVQAMKFNIKTTLVEPGPVVTEFERKLYEDAEKMDLSGTDEETAKIFRELYLPYSEKVFASLGQTPEEVAEQTVKVITAKEPPLRHQTNRLYMPMTALKHADPTGRLPLDTFYKMIFKHDSVLNATLKVLRVLQRRAGKK; translated from the exons ATGGGAACCAGGAGGGTGCTGGTGACTGGGTGCTCCTCTGGCATCGGCTTGGCTGTGGCTGCACGGCTCGCCAAGGATGAGCTCAGACGGTTCAAAG TGGTCGCCACAATGAGGGATCTTGGGAAACGAGGGGCCTTGGAGAAAGCAGCAGGTGACAACTTAAACAAAACCTTGGAGATCAAACAGTTGGATGCCTGCTGTGAAGCTTCCATCAGAGAGTGTGtcaacagcctgccggagagaCGGGTGGATGTTCTTG TGAACAATGCCGGTGTTGGCATGATCGGACCACTGGAGTGCCAAAGTATCGACGCCATGAAGGAGCTCTTTGACACAAACTTCTTTGGCCTGGCACGGCTGGTGAAGGAGTTGCTGCCTGACATGAAGCGGCGGCAGAGCGGCCATATTGTGGTGATGAGCAGCGTCATGGGAATACagg GGCTTCTGTTCAATGACGTCTACTCCGCCTCCAAATTTGCTGTGGAAGGATTTTGTGAAAGTCTGGCGGTGCAAGCAATGAAGTTTAACATCAA GACGACTCTAGTGGAACCCGGCCCTGTGGTGACAGAGTTTGAAAGGAAACTGTACGAGGATGCTGAGAAGATGGATCTATCGGGGACTGACGAGGAGACGGCCAAAATCTTCCGTGAACTTTACCTGCCATACTCCGAAAAGGTCTTCGCCTCATTAGGCCAGACACCAGAGGAAGTGGCTGAG caaactgttaaagtgATCACAGCCAAGGAGCCTCCTCTACGCCACCAGACCAACCGCCTATACATGCCCATGACTGCACTGAAGCACGCAGATCCGACTGGCCGACTGCCTCTGGACACCTTCTATAAGATGATCTTTAAACATGACAGTGTGTTGAACGCAACTCTCAAGGTGCTGCGCGTGCTGCAGAGGAGGGCAGGGAAGAAGTAA